One part of the Sorangiineae bacterium MSr11954 genome encodes these proteins:
- a CDS encoding DUF1864 family protein → MSGVEGALPLPTRPAPDFAAMHAAIAARDPLRALPSLRQVPESNVRQDFPGLLRLLQGLLPTLDVVRGWDAFDAAAGMRDLGFLIGSIRRHGHEPAEVLPALEPVMLELSRLTGLPPSVNLLHVTVWNPADPALERRFTKVDAEAHLFESVRLSMAALEAAVHRTLELYEEPLTSPAFAPMADDVAHLLRKMVDAIVYAYRNIPPQIFAAELRPYFEPVRFAGKSWLGPGAVEMPLFVLEHALWSSSTTHRGCTEFKETYVPYILPQLRPLYHRFTGRPSLLDRAEAEARDRGPTAKVLASLKALDRIFEVILRFRAPHMRLAEQAYVPENEAHSVGSGGYAPAMLGELLALTRDARARLTLFDL, encoded by the coding sequence ATGAGCGGGGTTGAGGGCGCTCTGCCTCTTCCGACGCGGCCCGCGCCCGACTTCGCCGCGATGCACGCGGCGATCGCCGCACGGGATCCGCTGCGCGCGCTCCCCTCCTTGCGCCAGGTTCCGGAGTCGAACGTGCGCCAGGACTTCCCCGGGCTGCTGCGGCTGCTCCAGGGGTTGCTCCCGACCCTGGACGTGGTTCGCGGCTGGGACGCGTTCGACGCCGCCGCGGGGATGCGCGATCTCGGCTTCCTGATCGGGTCGATCCGGCGCCACGGCCACGAGCCGGCGGAGGTGCTGCCCGCGCTCGAGCCGGTGATGCTGGAGCTGTCGCGGCTCACCGGCCTGCCGCCCAGCGTGAACCTGCTCCACGTCACCGTCTGGAACCCCGCCGATCCCGCGCTCGAGCGGCGCTTCACCAAGGTGGATGCGGAGGCGCACCTCTTCGAGAGCGTCCGCCTCTCGATGGCGGCGCTGGAGGCGGCGGTCCACCGCACCCTGGAGCTCTACGAGGAGCCGCTCACCTCGCCGGCCTTCGCGCCGATGGCGGACGACGTCGCGCACCTGCTTCGGAAGATGGTGGACGCGATCGTCTACGCTTACCGCAACATCCCGCCGCAGATCTTCGCGGCGGAGCTGCGGCCCTACTTCGAACCGGTTCGCTTCGCCGGCAAGTCGTGGCTGGGGCCAGGCGCGGTGGAGATGCCGCTCTTCGTCCTCGAGCACGCGCTCTGGAGCTCGAGCACCACGCACCGCGGCTGCACCGAGTTCAAAGAGACGTACGTCCCGTACATCCTCCCGCAGCTCCGCCCGCTCTACCATCGCTTCACGGGCCGCCCCTCGCTGCTCGATCGCGCCGAGGCGGAGGCGCGCGATCGCGGGCCCACCGCGAAGGTCCTCGCCAGCCTGAAGGCGCTCGATCGCATCTTCGAGGTCATCCTCCGCTTCCGCGCGCCGCACATGCGCCTGGCGGAGCAGGCCTACGTCCCCGAGAACGAGGCGCACTCGGTGGGCAGCGGCGGCTATGCGCCCGCCATGCTCGGCGAGCTGCTCGCGCTCACCCGCGACGCCCGCGCGCGCCTCACCCTCTTCGACCTCTAA
- a CDS encoding Rieske 2Fe-2S domain-containing protein: MNAELNELTTKLSASWYVAMLSKDLKSTPVAVKLFGEELVAWRDARGVPVVMDRYCSHLGASLADGKVVDGCIQCPFHHWRFDATGGCAHIPGHQPDVPRLVRIPSGARQRIYATAERYGYIWVWYGSQAPQHPLPEVPTADVGRPDHMVLRVAYDTRTTVLRIVENFYDAQHAAPVHALPITAFDLKVFDASQASPEFAGMVKAGAWFGGSIEFKVSRYFGAMGMFANLIGLNMSRMYLTFDGYPGGCLMSVTLDNEEKYKLLQCVTPVDTRENVMHALIAIPRRGRFRDLANYVLFGLQTKSAAGADVQLWNAMKPDGGGAFSRYDSLVLKYRSFYKQWVDRVGREPATPSAPEDMPAARSVG, encoded by the coding sequence ATGAACGCCGAGCTGAACGAGCTCACCACCAAGCTGTCCGCGAGCTGGTATGTCGCGATGCTGTCGAAGGACCTGAAGTCAACGCCGGTGGCGGTGAAGCTGTTCGGCGAGGAGCTGGTGGCGTGGCGCGATGCCCGCGGGGTCCCGGTGGTGATGGACCGCTACTGTTCTCACCTGGGCGCCAGCCTGGCCGATGGCAAGGTGGTGGACGGGTGCATCCAATGCCCCTTCCACCACTGGCGCTTCGACGCCACCGGCGGCTGCGCCCACATCCCGGGCCATCAACCCGACGTGCCGCGTCTGGTGCGGATCCCGTCCGGGGCGCGGCAGCGAATCTACGCCACCGCGGAGCGCTACGGCTACATCTGGGTCTGGTACGGCTCGCAGGCACCGCAGCACCCGCTGCCCGAGGTCCCCACCGCCGACGTGGGCCGGCCGGACCACATGGTGCTCCGCGTGGCGTACGATACCCGGACCACCGTGCTCCGAATCGTGGAGAACTTCTACGACGCGCAGCACGCGGCCCCGGTGCACGCGCTGCCGATCACCGCCTTCGATCTCAAGGTCTTCGACGCGAGCCAAGCCAGCCCGGAGTTCGCGGGCATGGTGAAGGCCGGCGCGTGGTTCGGCGGGAGCATCGAGTTCAAGGTCAGTCGCTATTTCGGCGCGATGGGCATGTTCGCCAACCTGATCGGGCTGAACATGAGCCGGATGTACCTGACCTTCGACGGCTACCCCGGCGGGTGTCTCATGTCGGTGACCCTGGACAACGAGGAGAAGTACAAATTACTCCAGTGCGTCACCCCGGTGGACACGCGCGAGAACGTGATGCATGCGCTCATCGCCATCCCGAGGCGCGGGCGGTTCCGGGATCTGGCCAATTACGTGCTCTTCGGTTTGCAAACCAAGTCGGCCGCAGGCGCAGACGTCCAGCTCTGGAACGCGATGAAGCCCGACGGCGGCGGCGCCTTCAGCCGCTACGACTCCCTGGTCCTCAAATACCGCTCCTTCTACAAGCAGTGGGTCGACCGGGTGGGCCGCGAGCCTGCCACGCCATCGGCGCCCGAGGACATGCCGGCGGCGCGCAGCGTGGGCTAG
- a CDS encoding tryptophan 7-halogenase, which translates to MNELIKDVVILGGGTAGWMTASYLSKALPGVKITLVESAAVPKIGVGEATIPNLQKVFFDFLGIPETKWMKFVNGGFKSAVKFVNWRKPQPGRSNHFYHLFGNPASCDGIPLTHYWLLKKQAGFQTPMEYACYPQAAALDDKRAPCLLDGSRQMHHAWHFDAHLVADYLRGWSIERGVTHIIDDYESVTLDERGHIVSLSTKGGRTIAGDLFVDCSGFRGLLINQAMQEPFIDMSDHLLCDSAVAGQMPHDDARNGVEPYTSSIAMNAGWTWKIPMLGRFGSGYVFSSKFSTREQATADFRALWNVPEGQPLNHIKFRVGRNARAWVKNCVGIGLSSCFLEPLESTGIYFIYASLYQLVKHFPDRSFDERLIARFNAEVEFMYDDCRDFVQAHYFMAQRDDTAFWRANRHELRLSDNIKEKIERYEAGLPLTTGDLDDNSYYSSFEYEFRNFWLNGNYYCVFAGLDYLPERPFPRARYRSASIEKAEGMFAEIARKSEHLKQILPTNHEYLRALHERG; encoded by the coding sequence ATGAATGAGTTGATCAAGGACGTCGTGATCCTTGGCGGTGGCACGGCCGGCTGGATGACCGCCTCATACCTCTCGAAGGCCCTTCCCGGGGTGAAGATCACGCTGGTCGAGTCCGCCGCCGTCCCCAAGATCGGGGTGGGCGAGGCGACCATACCCAATTTGCAGAAGGTCTTCTTCGATTTCCTCGGTATTCCCGAGACGAAGTGGATGAAATTCGTGAACGGGGGGTTCAAATCGGCGGTGAAGTTCGTGAACTGGAGAAAGCCCCAGCCCGGCCGCTCCAACCACTTCTATCACCTGTTCGGCAATCCCGCGTCCTGCGACGGGATCCCGCTGACGCACTACTGGCTGCTCAAGAAACAGGCCGGGTTCCAGACACCCATGGAATACGCCTGTTATCCGCAGGCGGCCGCGCTGGACGACAAGCGGGCACCGTGCCTCCTCGATGGCAGCCGGCAGATGCATCACGCGTGGCACTTCGACGCGCATTTGGTCGCGGATTACCTTCGCGGCTGGTCGATCGAGCGGGGGGTCACCCATATCATCGACGATTACGAGTCGGTGACCTTGGACGAGCGCGGGCATATCGTCAGCCTCTCCACCAAGGGCGGACGGACCATCGCCGGCGACCTCTTCGTGGACTGCTCCGGCTTCCGCGGCCTTTTGATCAATCAGGCCATGCAGGAGCCATTCATCGATATGTCGGATCACCTGCTGTGCGATAGCGCGGTCGCAGGCCAGATGCCGCACGACGACGCCCGCAACGGGGTCGAGCCCTACACCTCCTCGATCGCGATGAATGCGGGCTGGACCTGGAAGATCCCGATGCTGGGTCGGTTCGGCAGCGGGTACGTCTTCTCCAGCAAGTTCTCCACGCGGGAGCAGGCCACGGCGGACTTCCGCGCCCTATGGAACGTCCCCGAGGGCCAGCCGCTGAACCACATCAAGTTCCGCGTGGGCCGGAATGCGCGGGCCTGGGTGAAGAACTGTGTTGGGATTGGCCTCTCGTCCTGCTTCCTCGAGCCGCTGGAGTCGACAGGCATCTACTTCATCTATGCGTCGCTGTATCAGCTGGTAAAACATTTCCCGGACCGCTCCTTCGATGAGCGGTTGATCGCCCGGTTCAACGCGGAAGTCGAGTTCATGTACGACGACTGCCGCGACTTCGTCCAGGCGCACTATTTCATGGCCCAGCGGGATGACACCGCGTTCTGGCGCGCCAACCGGCACGAGCTGCGTCTCTCCGACAACATCAAGGAGAAGATCGAGCGTTACGAGGCGGGCCTCCCGCTCACCACCGGCGACCTGGACGATAATAGCTATTATAGCAGCTTCGAGTACGAGTTCCGGAACTTCTGGCTGAACGGAAACTATTATTGCGTATTCGCCGGCTTGGATTATCTGCCGGAGCGCCCGTTCCCGCGCGCCCGCTACCGAAGCGCCTCGATCGAGAAGGCGGAGGGAATGTTCGCGGAGATCGCCCGCAAGTCGGAGCATCTGAAGCAGATCCTCCCCACCAACCACGAGTACCTCCGGGCGTTGCATGAGCGGGGTTGA
- a CDS encoding tryptophan 7-halogenase gives MQQQKTNGSNGSKSNHYDVIILGSGMSGTQMGAILAKQKFKVLIVEEASHPRFTIGESSIPETSLMNRIIADRYGIPEINDITSFHSTFRKVASSTGIKRNFGFVFHKEGRTHDPKEFTQCIIPELPWGPESHFYRQDVDAYLLHAALRHGCEVRQRTRITEYEIDDKGAVLTSSDGERFTARYVVDCGGPRAPLALKFGLREEPCRYRTHSRTLYTHMQGVKPFDEIFTTKGQRWRWHDGTLHHMFHGGWLWVIPFNNHRRSTNDLVSVGLQLDPRIHPKTDIPAQQEFDEFLAKFPTIKAQFENARPVRDWVKTDRLQYSSKKTVGDRYALMLHAAGFIDPLFSRGLENTAVTIHALAARLIKALRDDDFSPERFEYVDRLQQKLLEHNDDFVSCCYTAFSNFQLWDAFHRLWAVGTILGQWRLVQAHARFRASRNEADLDHLDDNPPYLGYLCADMEGYAKLFNECKQEVFAVEEKRKSAEEAAARIHHLIEQEDFARPMFNFGYCITGERYFKNKSKYSLVPAMRLMHWTQTSAPEEVKKYFDYNPMFELLRSYVTTRVGLALK, from the coding sequence ATGCAGCAGCAGAAGACCAACGGCAGCAATGGAAGCAAGAGCAACCACTACGACGTGATCATCCTCGGGTCCGGGATGTCCGGCACCCAGATGGGGGCCATCCTCGCCAAGCAGAAGTTCAAGGTGCTCATCGTGGAGGAGGCCAGCCATCCGCGCTTCACCATCGGCGAGTCCTCCATCCCGGAGACGTCGCTGATGAACCGGATCATCGCGGACCGCTACGGCATCCCGGAGATCAACGACATCACCTCGTTCCACTCCACCTTCCGCAAGGTCGCGTCCAGCACCGGCATCAAGCGCAACTTCGGCTTCGTGTTCCACAAAGAGGGACGGACCCACGATCCGAAGGAGTTCACCCAGTGCATCATCCCGGAGCTGCCCTGGGGCCCGGAGAGCCACTTCTACCGGCAGGACGTGGACGCGTACTTGCTCCACGCCGCCCTCCGCCACGGCTGTGAGGTGCGCCAGCGGACCCGCATCACCGAGTACGAGATCGACGACAAGGGCGCGGTGCTGACCAGCAGCGACGGAGAGCGCTTCACCGCGCGTTACGTGGTCGACTGCGGCGGACCGCGGGCCCCGCTCGCGCTCAAGTTCGGCCTCCGCGAGGAGCCGTGCCGCTACCGGACCCACTCCCGCACGCTCTACACGCACATGCAGGGCGTGAAGCCGTTCGACGAGATCTTCACCACCAAGGGCCAGCGCTGGCGGTGGCACGACGGCACGCTCCACCACATGTTCCACGGCGGCTGGCTTTGGGTCATCCCGTTCAACAACCACCGCCGGTCGACCAACGATCTGGTGAGCGTGGGGCTCCAGCTCGATCCGCGCATCCACCCCAAGACGGACATCCCGGCGCAGCAGGAGTTCGACGAGTTTTTGGCCAAGTTCCCCACCATCAAGGCGCAATTCGAGAACGCGCGGCCGGTGCGGGACTGGGTCAAGACCGATCGGCTGCAGTACTCGTCGAAGAAGACGGTGGGCGATCGGTATGCCCTGATGCTGCACGCGGCGGGCTTCATCGACCCGCTGTTCTCGCGCGGTCTGGAGAACACCGCGGTCACCATCCATGCGCTGGCGGCGCGCTTGATCAAGGCGCTGCGCGACGACGACTTCTCGCCCGAGCGCTTCGAATACGTGGATCGGCTCCAGCAAAAGCTGCTCGAGCACAACGACGACTTCGTGAGCTGCTGCTACACCGCGTTCTCGAACTTCCAACTCTGGGACGCGTTCCACCGCCTCTGGGCCGTGGGCACCATTCTGGGACAATGGCGGCTGGTGCAAGCCCACGCCCGCTTCCGCGCCTCGCGCAACGAGGCGGACCTCGATCACCTGGACGACAACCCGCCCTACCTCGGGTACCTCTGCGCGGACATGGAGGGCTACGCCAAGCTTTTCAATGAGTGCAAGCAGGAGGTCTTCGCGGTCGAGGAGAAGCGCAAGTCGGCCGAGGAAGCGGCGGCGCGCATTCACCACCTGATCGAGCAGGAGGATTTCGCGCGGCCGATGTTCAACTTCGGTTACTGCATCACCGGCGAGCGTTATTTCAAGAACAAATCGAAATATAGCCTCGTCCCCGCCATGCGCTTGATGCACTGGACGCAGACCTCGGCGCCGGAGGAGGTGAAGAAGTACTTCGATTACAACCCGATGTTCGAGCTCTTGCGCTCTTACGTCACGACGCGGGTGGGGCTGGCCCTCAAATAG